Sequence from the Verrucomicrobiota bacterium genome:
CGTGATGACCGAAAAAACATCCGGTGTCGCACCGACCGTTCGCGGTCTGCCCGTGCCTGCCCATGCATCTGGCGCGAGCTACATGTCCCCGCGGATGAAGGCGCGCATGAATGAACTGGGGCTGCACGCGGCCGACCTGGCGGGCGTCGCGGGGAGTGGCGCGGCGGGACGGCTGACCATCCAGGATTTCGAAAAATTCCTGGCCAACCTGGAAAAACACAAGTTGACCGCGGCTTCCAGCATGCGCGTTGCGGTGGCCGATGCCATGCGGCGCAGTTGGACCCGCCCGTTGGCCACGGCTGGGTTGTCGGTCGTCATCGATCCGTTGCTGGCCCACCGAAAAACCTCGAATTCCAAGGCCGGACCGACGCTTTATGCATTGCGCGCCCTGGCGCTGGCCTTGTCCGAAAACAGCGCGCCCGCGGGCCGGCTGGTCGGCAACAAGATTGTTCACCCTTCCGCCATCGACATCGGCTTCGCCGTCGAAGTGGAAGATGGCGTGCTGGTCCCCGTGATTCGCAAGGCCGATGGACAAACGTTGGCTGCCTTGGTCGGGCGTTACAACGAACTACTCGAACTGGCGCGGCAACGCCGGTTGCCACCGGATGCCACGGGCGGGTCCATTGCCACGGTGACCAACTTCGGCACCTTCGGGTTGATGTGGGCCACGCCGATTCCGCTGCCGGAACAAACCTTGGTGCTGGGTCTGGGTGCCGGCCGCCGCGCGCCCAGTTGGGACGAGCCGAAGGGACAATTCGTGCCGGTGATGGAAGCCAACCTGACGCTCAGTTTCGATCACCGCGTGCTCGACGGCGGCGCCGCCGGCCGTTTGCTGACCCGCGTGGCCGAGTTGTTGTCGCATCCCGAAAAATTATAGCCATGCCTCGCATCGGCTTTCGACCCGGGACACCCTTTGTTCAAACTTCTTGAAATTCGGCGCCCACATGTCCACGAGCGGCGGCGTTTGGAAAGCTCTGCAACGCGGCATCGGCATCAATTGCGAGGTCGTCCAACTCTTCGTCAAAAACAACATGCAGTGGTTCGGCAAACCGTATTCACCTGCCGACCTTGCGCGATACGCGAACGAACTGGCGGCCAACAGACTCACCTGCGTTTTCGGTCACACGGGATACCTCATCAATCTCGGCGCACCGGCGTCCGCCAACCGCGACAACTCAATCAAGTCTCTGATCCAGGAGATCAATCTGGCCACCGACCTCGGCCTACCCTTTCTCGTGTTGCATCCCGGAGCGCACCTCGGCTCAGGCGAAGAAGCCGGACTCCGACAGATTGTCGCCGGCTTGAACGAAGTTTTTCAGGTCACCAAGTCTTCCCCAGTTCGGATCGCGCTCGAGAACACCGCGGGACAAGGGACTTGTCTGGGGCATGAAATCAGACATCTTGCGGCCATTTTCGAGCACGTGACGTGGTCGGAACGACTGGGAGTTTGCCTCGACACGGCGCATTTCTTCGCCGCCGGTTACGACCTGCGAACACTCAAAGGTTGGAATGCGGCCATCAAGAAGGTCGAGACACTTATCGGACTGAGGGAAATCTTGGCGTTTCATCTCAACGACTCCAAAACCGATCTCGGTTCGCGAGTGGACCGACACGCCGGAATCGGGCAGGGAAAGATTGGGCTCAAGGCATTCCGTCAAATCGTGAACGATGAACGCTTCCGGGATTTGCCCGGCTGTTTGGAAACGCCCAAGTCAGAGGACCTGCATGAGGACGTGGAGAACCTGACGACACTTCGGTCGTTGGTGAAGAATTGAACTCGGCTGAGTGCGGCAATCTTCCTGAACAGAAAATTCTTTATCCGCCTCTGCCGAATACGGTAATGTCCACCAGTTGGTTTGCCAGTTTAGCTCAGTGGTAGAGCAACGGTTTTGTAAACCGTCGGTCGTCGGTTCGAGTCCGACAACTGGCTCCATTTTGAACCGTTTCTGCGGTCAGGATTCGCGTGGAGATGGATCCATTACTTAAATCCATTTTCAAGTGCTTTACGCAAAGCGTTCCCGTACGGCATACTGCGCGTCATGAAAGCAGCCATCATTGGTTTAACGCTCCTGGGCATGGCCACCTCGGTACTGGCAATTGACAAGGCGACACTCGACAACCGCCTGCGCAGGTTGGGCATCAAGTTTGCCGAGATGCAGGAAAAACCGGACCGCCACATTCCAGACGAGATGCTCGGCAAGGCCGAAGGCATCATTCTGCTGGACCGCACCAAGGCCGGCTTCCTGTTCGGCTTTCAAGGCGGCAGTGGTGTCGCGCTGGTCAAAGACCCTCGCTCGGGACAATGGAGTCCCGCGGCCTTCCTCGGCGCCACCGAAGCGAGCCTGGGTTTTCAAGTCGGCGCGCAACAATCCTTCATCGTGATTCTGCTCATGACCACCAACGCCACCCGCCGCTTGAACGAGGCGACGTTTGAGTTCGGGGGCGAGGCGCGGGGAACGGCGGGCAACTCCAGTGGCGGGGTGGATGCGACCGTCACTTCACAGGAACAAGCCATGTTGGTTTATGAAGATCGCAAAGGTCTCTACGGCGGGGTCGCCCTCAAAGCGGGACTGCTAGCCGCTGACCCGCAGGCGAATCTTGCTTACTATGGGGAAGCGGTGACCCTTCAGGACATCGTGTTCGACAGGAAGATGCCGTCCACGGAAGCCGCGTCCGAACTGGCTCAAAGGATCTTCGGCGCAAAGCCTGCGGGCATCGCGGCTGGCACCCCGGCCTCCACTTCGCCGGTTGGACAAAAAGTGAAAGCCACGGAAGCCGCTGCTGCACCGGCCGCGAAAACCAATGAAGCAAAAACCGCCGACGCCCTTCCCAATGTTCAGACGTCCGCTGCGCATAATGATCTGGCTGGCGAGCAACTGCGTCTGCTGCTGGCCGATTTGAAAGCGAGCAAACAAACCAACGCCCTCAACCACCTGAACGGTTATTTGACCGCCATGCTTGCCAGCGTTTACACCGCCGATGCACAAACGACGCTGCTCATTTTGGAGCGGCTTCGCGCCGGGCATACAACGGAAGCGACCACCTTGTTGGAAACGCGCCTTGACGGCGCACTGATAAACCTCGGCGCTTCTGTGGGCACAAGCCCGCAGCCGGAACGTCAGCCCGATTCGCTTCAAACCCTAAGGCGGGCGAAGGAGTATCGCACGCGTTTTCCGCGCAAGACCGGCAATTCAAATGTTGACGACGAAGTGGCGCGCGCCTTGAGTTTGTTGGACAAACAAAAATGAAAGCCGCCCGGAGCCTGGCCGGGAGTAATCCAATGTCGGAAGCGCCCGGAACCCCCTGCCGAAAACAGCCCATGAAAAAGCAATTGATCCGCATCTCCATCCTCCAATCCAGCAAGATCGTCACCGTGCTCTGTTTCTTGATGGGTTTGATCTACACGCTCATCGGCATCCCGCTGATTGTTTTCGGCAGCCAGCAGTTCAGAATCATGGGCATCATTTACGCCCTGATGCCGCTCGTCACGGCGGTCTTCGGCGGTCTGTTTTTTGTCATCTTCGCCGCGCTTTACAACTTCCTGGCCAGGTGGCTTGGCGGCATTGAGGTGGAGATCAAGGACCTTGAATAATGTTGTGCTTGCGACTTGAAAAAACGCGGCGCAGGGTTAATAGTGTCGATGAAAGCCAGACCTGAGAAATGTCAAACGCGGTTGAAATGCTGATGCGATGCGGGGTTGGAAAACCCCGCCGATTCGCAGACTTGCGCGTCGCCACGGCGCTCATGGCCACCATGTTGGGTGTGGCCGCGTCCACACAAGGCGCGCTGATCGCTGCCGCTTCGAGCACCTCGTCATCGACGATTAATACGACCAGTCACTCCGCCGGCATCGCGGAGATTTTGAAAATGGTGGATGCCGGCGTGGCCAAGGACGTCATCAAAGCTTACATCGACAACTCGCCTGTTGCTTATCGTCCCAACGCCGATGAAATCATTGCGCTGCACCAGCGCGGTGTTTCCGAGGAGATCCTTGCCGCATTGCTTCAACACGGTGGAGAGTTGCGGTCGAGGATGGCGCAATCGCAGCCGCCCAGCCCAAGTCCGTCCGCGCAACCTGCCCCAGCGAGCGGCGCTTATGCTCCGACGGCCAATTATGCTCCGGCTGTGCCACCTGCATATCCGGATTATTCGTACGCCGCTTATCCGAGCTACAGCTACGTCAGCCCTTATTTTTACTCATCCTTTTATTACTATCCTTACTTCAGCTACCGGTCCTGCTATCCGTACTATGGCTACCGTTCGTGCTATCCGTACTACGGCTACCGATCCTGTTATCCACGCTACGGTTACGGAGCCTCCTATGCGCAGTATGGTTATCGTTCCTGTTATCCGCGCTATGGCTATCGTTCTTTCAATTCCGGCTTTGGCTACCGAGGCAGTTATGCGGGGTCTGGAGGATTTCGTGCAGGCGTCTCCTCTCCGCGGTTCGGTGGTGGATTCGCTGCTTCGCGCCTTGGCGGTTTCCGTGGGGGCTATTCCTCGGTGCGACACAGCGGCGGCTTCGCTTCTATCCATCATGGCGGCGGAACTTCTGGTCGTAGGCGTTGACAGTCAAGATGGGAAACCTCCACGACTTCGGCGTTTTGCCTGAGTTTATTTTTCAACGATGTTGGCTCTCGTGCTTTCGACAAAAGCAAGCTCCTCAGCGCGTTCTCGTTTGGGAACCTGAAATTTATCCAGAGTCGCAGCAGTGGTCGGCGTCCCGCCGACCATCTGGCAGCCAAGTGCAACTCGACGTTTACTTCGGCGTTCGAGCCGCCAAGAGCCATCGGCGGGACGCCGATGGCAGCAACCGGCACGGTCGCGCTCAGCTTTTCCACCTGAATCGTTCCGTAATCAAAAGTTGGTGCGCCGTCACCCTTGCCTGCTCGCTCAGAGGAAGGAACAGCATTCGCAAACGGGCATGATAACTGTCCCGTCTCGCTTCGCGCGCGACTCTCGCGTGCCTTCCGGATTTGGCTTGGCCAGATTACCATTGACAGTCACCGGGGTCAGATTATTCAATCACTACTACGCACCAAGAGCAGGTATGAAAAGACTTCTGATGTTAGCCGCCATGGGGTTTTGTCTCCTTCCAACGATGGGTCGTGGCGCGCAGACGGCACAGGCGAGACTGTATTGCTGGTCGCTTCGGTTCCAGCAGGGTCATGACGGGTCAGATACGGAGGATTTCAGCACCATCTCCGGAACACCCAATGGCGAGTTGGCACCCTGGTTTGGCGCTCGTTCTCATTACAGCGGTTTCATTGCGTACTACTTCGGTGCTCCGATTGAGGGGACGATGTACCTCGATGTGCCCCTGACCGCTGACGCAAACGGCAACGGGTTCCCCGACTTTTTTGAGGTCTCGCAAGGAGTGAGTGGCGAAGTAACGTCCGGTGAGTATACCGGAAGCGAAAGCGGCACGGTAACGGCCACCTGGAACCGCGCTGCCGGCTCCAAGGATGGCACCTGCGTCATCACTTTGGAGGACGATATTTTTGGGACGTTGGGTGATTATAGTCACACGTTCGAGCTGATTGAATACACCGGTCCGCTGACTTACACGCCCGGCTCGAATGCCGTATCTGGAAGCGTAAACTTGACGCAAACCGGTAATCCCGCGAACCAATTCCAAGGCCCGGTCGCGTTTGTAAAGGTGGCCACCAATCGATTCAACAGACTGACGCTCCAGGCCGGCGGATGGACCAATGCTGCGACTCAAATGCTCACGTTCGCCAACGACCTCTTCTTGCGCGACTTGAGCCTGCTCACAAACTACTACGGCTACGTGCAGTTTGATGATGGTGACCCAAACACGGCCGACCCCGACTATTGGCTGTGGGAACTCTCCATCGACGACGTGAATGATAGCGATCACGACGGAATTCCGGATTTCAGCGATGATCCCGTGGCGGCGCGCCGACCAATGCTCACGTTGGCACGGGGCACAACTAACCTGCTGCTCACCATCAGTGGCGACGTGGGCCGCCTCCACGAGATACAACAAGTGTCAACACTCACCTCCACCAATTGGCAGCTCGTAAGCTCAATCACGTTGACGAACGATCCGCAGGTGGTTTCGCTCCCACTCCCTTCAAGCGCGCCATCGTTCTTGCGCGCGCGGGTACCCTGATTGATCCACGACCAGTCGGCTTGATTTTAATCACCGCACCAGAATCAGTCACTCGCGCGCGAAAAGAACCCAATCTTCCGGGTATCCATGACAGCACCCCAAACCTTGATGTTGGCAATCTTGCCAGTATCATCGAATGAACCGAAACCAACGTAGCCCGATCCAAAAGTCTTGTCCTCGGCCACCATGATCGGTTTGCTGAAGTCGTCGAAATACACTTTGACGGTACCGTCGGAGACTTTGCGTTCGAGCCGGACCTTGTGCCAGATGCCCAGGCCCCAATTCACGCCTTTCGTGGTTTCCGTGGCGATCTTGGTGCGCGGTTTTTCGTTCACGATAAAAATGTTGTGGGCGTGATCATCCGCCGCCGTCGCGATGTGGGCGTAATAAAACTTCGTCGGGTCCTGAAAGCCGAAGAAAAGACACATGTCCCGGTGGCCATACTCTTTGCCGGTCTGGATCAGGTCCGCCTCGAGAATAAAATCACTGAAGACCTTGTCCGCAATCAGCGCGATGTTGACGGGTGAGCGGACGGCTGGTTTGTAGTTGCTTTGCGAAACCAGTTCGAGTGCGGAAGTATTTCCGTCCTTGGATAACTTCCAAGCCTTTGCATCGGTCATGACAAAGTCCTGAAGCGCGGATGGCTGCTCGAATTTCTGTTCGTAAAGCAGCTTGTAGCCGACAGGCAGTGCGGGAGAGTGGTCGGCTGCGAAGCCGGTGACCGCGAGAGTGACAGCAATTATCCCGGGCAGGAAGTGGCGGGAAAACATTTTCGTGGTTCCTGAGCGCCCGTTAAACTTTTTCCGGAACGACAAAGGGTGCGCGATAATCGCGGGTCAACATCGCATTGGCTTTCGAGTTGTCGATAAAGCGCTCCTTTTTGCCGTCCATCTTGAGGGGCACGCCCAACGTGAGTTTGGTCTTGCGCAGATCAACGCCGTTGGAGGCCAGATGTTCCTCCATCCGACCCAACGTTTCGAGCGCGGCTTTGTCAGTCTTGATCGCTTCGTGGATTTCGCCAGGGTTCGCTTGTTGGCCGAGTTGATAGGAAATGTTGCCCGTGTGGCACAACGCACTGGAAAGGTGACCTTGCAAAATATCCGCATTCAGATCGGTCACTTTGCGGCTGCGCATGGCCTTGATGAAATTGGCAAAGTGATCCTCTCCATGACCGGAGAACGTCTTGATCTGCTTTCCTTCCTTGTCGTAGGCCGTCGCGTCCGCCAGATAGCCGTGCTCGCACTCGACCACTGTTCCAACTCCCTCGCCGCGATATTTGTCCATCTGCTCGGCGCTCAAACTGGAAGCCAGCCCGCGCACTTCGAAGATCAAAAGCGAATCGCCGTAGTCGTGAACAACCATCTGTGTGTTGGCAACTGTCCCGTCGTCATCGTAACCAAGTCGTCCGCCAATACTCAGGACTTTCGGCGATAGTTCGGACTTGCCGAGCGCCCAGCGAGCGATGTCCATTTGATGAATGCCCTGGTTGCCGAGGTCGCCGTTGCCGGTCGGCCAGACCCAATGCCAGTCGTAGTGCAGTCGCGTCCGCCGGAGCGGTCCCATCGGCGCGGGACCGGTCCAAAGATCGTAATCGACCGACTTGGGAATCGGTTGCGGGCCGACAGTCTTGCCAATGCTCTTGCGACGCTTGTAGCAAAGCCCGCGTGAGATGTTGATCTTGCCGAGATTGCCGGCCTGCACCCATTCGATGGCGGCGGCGAGGTCGGTGCGGGACCGGCTCTGTGTTCCAGTCTGAACAATGCGGTCGTATTTGCGCGCGGCTTCGACGATCCGACGTCCTTCCGAGACGTTGTGGGAAACGGGTTTTTCCACATAGACATCCTTGCCCGCCTGACAGGCCCAGATGGAAATCAACGCATGCCAGTGGTTGGGTGTCGCAGTCGAAATGGCGTCAATATCCTTGTTCTCCAAAAGTTTTCGGAAATCGGTGGAGGTTTCGATCGGCTCGTTGCGATCCCGGAATTTTTTTGCCTCCTGTTCGAGCACGGCGCGGTCGGCATCACACAATGCGACGACGCGCACGCCGGGCAATTTGCGAAAACCTTCGATGTGACTTTTGCCGCGGCCATTGAACCCGATGACAGCGATGCGGATGTCGTCGTTGGCGCCGATGACCCGCGCCCACGAATGGACTGGCAGACTCAGGGCGGCAGTGGTGACGACGGAGTTCTTAAGAAAACTACGGCGAGAGATGGTTTTCATATCAGAAGGTGGCGCCGCCGGTTCTTGAGACCGGCTGAGCGCATGTTGCAGGTTAGACTTTTTCCGGCACGACAAACGGTTTGCGATAATGCCGGGTGAGCAATTCGTTGGCTTTGGGATTTCCGATGAAGGTTTCGGTCTTGGGGTCCATCTTCAGGAATGTGCCCAAGGTCAGTTTGTTGATGTTCAAATCCACTTCGTTCTTCGCGAGATGGTCGGCCATGCGGTTGAAGGTTGCCATGGCTTCCTTGTCGCCTTTGATCGTTTCGCGAATTTCATCAGGCGAACTCAGCTTGCCAAGGCGATGCGAATCATTGCCGGTATGACACAGGGCGCTGGACAGGTGGCCCTGCAGGATGTCGGCGGTCAAATCGCTGATGTTGCGGCTGCGCACGGCCTTGATGAAACTGATCTTGTGGTTCTGGCTGCCTTCAAATTTTTTGATCTGCTTGCCTTCCTTGTCGAAGGCGATGGCGCTGGAGTAACTGGGCACCAGCACGTGGCCATGCTCGCATTCGATGACAATACCAATACGAGCGCCCTGGTAATTGTCCATGTCTTTCGAGCCTGCTTTCTCCGGCAGTCCGCGAACTTCAAAAATCAGCGGGGCCTTGGCGTAGTCATGATAAATCATCAGCGTGTTGGGAGTTTCGCCGTCGTCAACATAACCGAGCCGGCCACCGACGCTGAAGATGCGGGGGGAGAGTTCCTGCTCGCCGAGGAACCAGCGCGCCACGTCCATCTCGTGGATGCCCTGGTTGCCAATGTCGCCGTTACCAGTGTTCCAGACCCAGTGCCAGTCGTAATGCAGATTCTTGCGCATGAGCGGCAGTTTTTCGGCCGGACCACACCACAAATCGTAGTCGATGTTGGGCGGAATCGGGGTCGGGCCGCTGACTTTTCCGATGCTGCCGCGCGGCTTATAGCAGAGGCCACGCGAAATGAGGATTTTGCCGAGGTTGCCCGCCTGAACCCATTCCACGGCTTCACGGATGCCCGAGCTGGAACGGCTTTGCGTACCCGTCTGCACGATCTTTCCATACTTGCGCGCGGCTTCGACGATCCGGCGACCTTCGCTGACGTTATGTGAAACGGGCTTCTGAACATAGACATCCTTGCCCGCCTGAACGGCCCAGATTGAAATGAGCGCGTGCCAATGGTTGGGTGTGGCGGTGGAAATCGCATCAATGTCTTTGTTCTCGAGTAATTTGCGGACGTCCTTGTAAGTCTCCACCTTTTCATTCTTGTCAGCACATTCCTTGGCGACCCGGTCCAGGACGCTGCTATCCACATCACAAAGCGCGACGACGCGCACGCCGGGAACTTTACGGAAATCGTTGAGATCGGAATGGCCCTGCCCATGAAACCCGACGATGGCGACGCGGATATCATCATTGGCACCGCGAACTTGCGCCCAGGAACGGACGGGCAGACTCAGCGCGGCGCCGGTGAGAAGGGAATTTTTGAGAAAACTTCGGCGATTGATTCTTTTCATAGTGTTAATGGTTATTTGACAAGGAAAGCGTTTGTATATTCAGAATTCGTTTCAACCCTCATTCCCCAGCATATTTTTTGTAAAGGTCGGCGATGCCCGCCTGCTTCTCATCGCCTTCGTGGAAAACGAAGCGGTAGCGGTAAGTCACGCTCTTGCCGGCGGGGATGACATACTCCCCTGCGCCGGGTGGCTTCTTCTCAAAATCATGGACGCCATACGGGTTGGCAGCGAACAAACCGTAGTCACGCACATGCCACCAGGTTGGATGCTGCGGGTTCTTGGGGTGATCGAACATGGCGACGCCAACAATCTTATCGTTCACCGGCCCGTAGTAGTCGCACCACGCGGCGCGTTTGCCCCAGGTTTGCCCATCACGCACGCCTTCGCTGTTGACGATGTGGCCGGTTGGCTTGCCCTTGTTGAATTTGTTGTGGGTCAGCCGCATGGTCTCAGCGAGGCGAATGGCCATCGTGCCTTCCTTGGTGTCTTCCATTTTCACCTCGCCATTCGAGGCGTGAATGGTGACGTCGTAATCGATGATTTGCTGCTTGGCATTGCCGGAGAATCGAATTGTGCGGTCATCAGTGGCGACAACAGTGCCGTCCTTGGCTACCCATTTGTTTTGTGAATGGATCACGCCGGACTTCTTGCCGGAGCTGACTTCAACGAATTTTTCGTGGACGGTCTTGCCGGCCTTGGGGCTTTCCGACCAGAAATCCTGGCCGTTGACATTGCCGTGCGCGTACCAGAGTGAGCGATGATGCGGATGGTCGCGTTCCTCGTTCTCGACCTCCTGCATCGGCCAGTTGCGGGTCATCTTGCTTTCACCCGGCCCGATGATGGGATAAAGGAAGGGGCGCGAGACATCCTTGAAATGATATTCGGTGAAAAGTTTGCCGCCGATTTCCACTTTTACCCTGCCATCCAGTTTAGTGAGTTTGACGGCATCGGTATCAGCCGCCGAAGAAGATTTTTCCGCGCCAAACGCCCAACCGTTAACCAATAACAGGAAAACGCCAAAAGAAACGATTTTGTGATTCATGGTGAAGTGAACTTTAGAAGAGTGCAGCGGACGGTCAATCAAAAATACAAGCCTGCGTCCAGACCGCGCCGGGCCGCACGATTGTTCCTTTAGAGCGGTTGCCCAAATAAATTTCCCGCTAGAAACACCCAGACCCCTCACCCGGTCTTCGACCACCCTCTCCCCATCGGATGGGGAGAGGGATGGGGTGAGGGGCAAGCCGGGAATTAACTCTGGAAAACAATATTGCCAGCGATGCCGTTGGGAACGCACTGAAGCGCGTCAGCGGCGCGGAATTAAATTCGGCTTCAACTCGATCGCAACCAACGGGCATCAAACACCAAGCCGTGAACCACATCGAAGCGGACTGAAGTCCGCGCTCCTTGCGCCAGCGGACTCGCGGTGACTTCTTACTTCGCTTTGTCGAGCAACTCGATGTCCTTGAAATACACTTCCACGTCCTGACCGCCGTGAAGTTGCAGGGCCAGTTTCCCTTCCGTGCGTCCGGGATCATCGCGTAATTCGGCGGTGCGAAAGCCGTTCACATTCACCACAATCCGCCGGCCCTGGGCCGAGACCGTCATTGTGTTCCACTGGTTCGCGCGATACCATTTCTTAACGTCATCGGGTTTCGGTTGCGAAACCCAGGCACGCCCATTCGTTTCGTAAAGTCCGCCGGCGTCTTTTTCTGGATCGATCTCGGCCTGAAAACCGGAAACGCCGCTGAAGCCTTTTTCTTCGATGCGAAAATAAAGTCCGCTGTTGCCCTTCACCGCTTTGTATTTCAACCGCACGGTGAAATCCTTGTAAATGGCGTCCGTCACCAGGTGGCCAAATTCCTTCTCGCTCTGCGCGTGTCTGCCGTTGATGACGCCATCGGCAATTTTCCAGTCGCCTCTGCCGATGGGATGCCAACCATCGGACGTCTTCCCGTCCCAGATTCGCTCCCAGGTGTGCTGGCCCAAGTCCTGCAGGCGGATGTTCCGAAAGCGCACCTTGGTGTTCTTGCCGGAATGCACCTGTAAGGCGATCAGCCCGTCGAGGTCCATGGAATCAACATAATCGGTGG
This genomic interval carries:
- a CDS encoding 2-oxo acid dehydrogenase subunit E2 — translated: MPQIPIIMPQLGESIAEATVVNLLVKVGDTVQADQSVMEVETNKATMNVSSPCSGRVQKLLVKLNESYAVDSVLGYLEASPEEAARLGLEDLTPAKEPGNGEPASSNDGKTVMTEKTSGVAPTVRGLPVPAHASGASYMSPRMKARMNELGLHAADLAGVAGSGAAGRLTIQDFEKFLANLEKHKLTAASSMRVAVADAMRRSWTRPLATAGLSVVIDPLLAHRKTSNSKAGPTLYALRALALALSENSAPAGRLVGNKIVHPSAIDIGFAVEVEDGVLVPVIRKADGQTLAALVGRYNELLELARQRRLPPDATGGSIATVTNFGTFGLMWATPIPLPEQTLVLGLGAGRRAPSWDEPKGQFVPVMEANLTLSFDHRVLDGGAAGRLLTRVAELLSHPEKL
- a CDS encoding deoxyribonuclease IV, producing the protein MSTSGGVWKALQRGIGINCEVVQLFVKNNMQWFGKPYSPADLARYANELAANRLTCVFGHTGYLINLGAPASANRDNSIKSLIQEINLATDLGLPFLVLHPGAHLGSGEEAGLRQIVAGLNEVFQVTKSSPVRIALENTAGQGTCLGHEIRHLAAIFEHVTWSERLGVCLDTAHFFAAGYDLRTLKGWNAAIKKVETLIGLREILAFHLNDSKTDLGSRVDRHAGIGQGKIGLKAFRQIVNDERFRDLPGCLETPKSEDLHEDVENLTTLRSLVKN
- a CDS encoding lipid-binding SYLF domain-containing protein, with product MKAAIIGLTLLGMATSVLAIDKATLDNRLRRLGIKFAEMQEKPDRHIPDEMLGKAEGIILLDRTKAGFLFGFQGGSGVALVKDPRSGQWSPAAFLGATEASLGFQVGAQQSFIVILLMTTNATRRLNEATFEFGGEARGTAGNSSGGVDATVTSQEQAMLVYEDRKGLYGGVALKAGLLAADPQANLAYYGEAVTLQDIVFDRKMPSTEAASELAQRIFGAKPAGIAAGTPASTSPVGQKVKATEAAAAPAAKTNEAKTADALPNVQTSAAHNDLAGEQLRLLLADLKASKQTNALNHLNGYLTAMLASVYTADAQTTLLILERLRAGHTTEATTLLETRLDGALINLGASVGTSPQPERQPDSLQTLRRAKEYRTRFPRKTGNSNVDDEVARALSLLDKQK
- a CDS encoding Gfo/Idh/MocA family oxidoreductase, whose amino-acid sequence is MKTISRRSFLKNSVVTTAALSLPVHSWARVIGANDDIRIAVIGFNGRGKSHIEGFRKLPGVRVVALCDADRAVLEQEAKKFRDRNEPIETSTDFRKLLENKDIDAISTATPNHWHALISIWACQAGKDVYVEKPVSHNVSEGRRIVEAARKYDRIVQTGTQSRSRTDLAAAIEWVQAGNLGKINISRGLCYKRRKSIGKTVGPQPIPKSVDYDLWTGPAPMGPLRRTRLHYDWHWVWPTGNGDLGNQGIHQMDIARWALGKSELSPKVLSIGGRLGYDDDGTVANTQMVVHDYGDSLLIFEVRGLASSLSAEQMDKYRGEGVGTVVECEHGYLADATAYDKEGKQIKTFSGHGEDHFANFIKAMRSRKVTDLNADILQGHLSSALCHTGNISYQLGQQANPGEIHEAIKTDKAALETLGRMEEHLASNGVDLRKTKLTLGVPLKMDGKKERFIDNSKANAMLTRDYRAPFVVPEKV
- a CDS encoding Gfo/Idh/MocA family oxidoreductase, producing MKRINRRSFLKNSLLTGAALSLPVRSWAQVRGANDDIRVAIVGFHGQGHSDLNDFRKVPGVRVVALCDVDSSVLDRVAKECADKNEKVETYKDVRKLLENKDIDAISTATPNHWHALISIWAVQAGKDVYVQKPVSHNVSEGRRIVEAARKYGKIVQTGTQSRSSSGIREAVEWVQAGNLGKILISRGLCYKPRGSIGKVSGPTPIPPNIDYDLWCGPAEKLPLMRKNLHYDWHWVWNTGNGDIGNQGIHEMDVARWFLGEQELSPRIFSVGGRLGYVDDGETPNTLMIYHDYAKAPLIFEVRGLPEKAGSKDMDNYQGARIGIVIECEHGHVLVPSYSSAIAFDKEGKQIKKFEGSQNHKISFIKAVRSRNISDLTADILQGHLSSALCHTGNDSHRLGKLSSPDEIRETIKGDKEAMATFNRMADHLAKNEVDLNINKLTLGTFLKMDPKTETFIGNPKANELLTRHYRKPFVVPEKV
- a CDS encoding PmoA family protein — protein: MNHKIVSFGVFLLLVNGWAFGAEKSSSAADTDAVKLTKLDGRVKVEIGGKLFTEYHFKDVSRPFLYPIIGPGESKMTRNWPMQEVENEERDHPHHRSLWYAHGNVNGQDFWSESPKAGKTVHEKFVEVSSGKKSGVIHSQNKWVAKDGTVVATDDRTIRFSGNAKQQIIDYDVTIHASNGEVKMEDTKEGTMAIRLAETMRLTHNKFNKGKPTGHIVNSEGVRDGQTWGKRAAWCDYYGPVNDKIVGVAMFDHPKNPQHPTWWHVRDYGLFAANPYGVHDFEKKPPGAGEYVIPAGKSVTYRYRFVFHEGDEKQAGIADLYKKYAGE
- a CDS encoding DUF1080 domain-containing protein — translated: MRTRLAQLKSSRVTAGLLILILLSRCIGALRAAEELKPIYNGRTLDGWVTRGGANFEVEDGMIVGKSDKGGHGWLCSKQNYGDFILELEVKLESGNSGVQIRSHINDKDVMVGYQIEVDRSARAWSGGLYEQGRRKWLQDLADNGPAGKAFKPDEWNKYRIVCIGDSIKSWVNGVPATDYVDSMDLDGLIALQVHSGKNTKVRFRNIRLQDLGQHTWERIWDGKTSDGWHPIGRGDWKIADGVINGRHAQSEKEFGHLVTDAIYKDFTVRLKYKAVKGNSGLYFRIEEKGFSGVSGFQAEIDPEKDAGGLYETNGRAWVSQPKPDDVKKWYRANQWNTMTVSAQGRRIVVNVNGFRTAELRDDPGRTEGKLALQLHGGQDVEVYFKDIELLDKAK